In one window of Candidatus Thermoplasmatota archaeon DNA:
- a CDS encoding thiamine-phosphate synthase family protein has product WLSLQDAVDELLSFLPVSLIPEVGINFVYAMADASSYGDICGIDGRIVRAKKPFQAGECRFGTSKHISSVLLACMKHDASIRAAMNIAYSVDTINACHAIGLKVGNFDRKDEPAGRSTMEWGTDHVVKEMGFVPDVVWDKGGVGKEAMIRVIGESPNDVLEKVKAIVKELELEGKVHSPL; this is encoded by the coding sequence TATGGCTGTCTCTTCAGGACGCAGTGGATGAATTGTTGTCATTTCTGCCTGTCTCACTGATCCCGGAGGTTGGAATAAATTTTGTATATGCAATGGCAGATGCATCCAGTTACGGTGATATATGCGGTATAGACGGGAGGATAGTAAGAGCAAAAAAACCGTTTCAGGCTGGCGAGTGCAGATTTGGTACCTCAAAGCACATTTCATCTGTTCTTCTTGCCTGCATGAAGCACGATGCCAGCATAAGGGCAGCCATGAATATTGCTTATTCAGTTGATACCATAAACGCCTGTCATGCCATCGGCCTCAAAGTTGGAAATTTTGATAGAAAGGATGAGCCGGCGGGCAGGTCAACAATGGAATGGGGGACTGACCATGTGGTAAAAGAGATGGGTTTCGTTCCCGACGTAGTATGGGATAAAGGTGGTGTTGGAAAAGAAGCGATGATACGCGTCATAGGAGAAAGCCCGAATGATGTTTTGGAGAAAGTCAAGGCTATAGTAAAAGAGCTTGAATTGGAAGGGAAAGTTCACAGTCCGTTGTGA
- a CDS encoding thioredoxin domain-containing protein: MRNVVGIIFLFILFSVLFSAGCIQSDSDIEISSITWMSYEAGLQKGGNEGKPILIDFYADWCGPCKQMDATTYENPEVIKAVTESFVAVKVNVDEWQFISYQYEIYRIPTTVYLDSHGNEVYRTIGYRSASRFLTDMEECLNRMS; the protein is encoded by the coding sequence ATGAGGAATGTTGTTGGCATAATTTTTTTATTTATCCTCTTTTCTGTATTATTTTCGGCAGGTTGCATACAATCCGACAGTGATATAGAAATATCTTCCATTACGTGGATGAGCTATGAAGCGGGCTTGCAGAAAGGTGGCAATGAAGGGAAGCCAATACTGATAGATTTTTATGCAGATTGGTGCGGGCCGTGTAAGCAGATGGATGCTACCACATATGAAAACCCGGAGGTAATAAAGGCGGTGACGGAGTCTTTTGTAGCTGTTAAAGTTAACGTGGATGAATGGCAATTCATATCTTATCAATATGAAATATACCGTATACCAACCACAGTTTACTTGGATTCTCATGGAAACGAAGTGTATAGGACAATCGGTTACAGAAGCGCATCACGGTTTTTGACAGATATGGAGGAGTGCTTAAACAGAATGAGTTAG